The genomic stretch CGCATCTACACTCATTTGTTTTCCAGGCATGGCATCCAATGTGAATCTCGCGGCCACCTCTGCTATCCTCTCAGCTCCTCTTGTGATGACTATGAATTGTATTATCACAAGAATCATGAAAACGATTAACCCAACAACGTAATCGCCGCGAACAACAAAATCACCGAAGGTTCGAATGACTCTTCCTTGGAATTTTGGACCTTCCAAAAGAATGAGTCTTGTCGACGCTATGTTCAAACCCAATCTGAAGAGTGTTACGACAAGGAGTAAAGTCGGAAAAGAAGACAACTCGAGTGCATTTCTGATGTACATGGTGGAAAAGAGAATGATCATGGAAAGCGTTATATTAAGGATTTGGAAGAAATCCAGCATTCTATCCGGTATAGGAAGCACCATCAAAAGAACGATAGCCACTATCAACAATGAAACAACAACATCCACATTCTTCAAATTCTCACTCCTCTTTTCGTGTAAACGTAAACGAGTATCTCTGCCACTATTTTATAGAATTCAGAAGATATTTCTTCACCTACTTCAACTTTGTAGTACAGGTCACGAGCAAGAGGAGGATTTCTCACAATAGCTACTCCGTTTTCCTTTGCAATTTCGATGATCCTCAGTGCTAAGTGATCTACTCCCTTTGCTACCACTGTGGGGGCGTTCATCGTATCTGGATCATATTTGAGGGCGACAGCAAAGTGTGTTGGGTTTGTTATCACAACATCTGCCTTCGGTACTTCTTCCATCATTCTTTTTCGTAAAATATCATACATTATTTGTCTCTGCCTTCTCTTCACTTCGGGATTTCCTTCCACTTCTTTGAGTTCATCTTTAAGTTCTTGTTTAGTCATCCGGATGCTCTTTTCATATTCCCATCTCTGGTAGAGATAGTCGAAAATAGCGAGAATGAGAAGAGCCATACCACTTTTCAATGCAATTTCAGAAGCGATATCCCAAAAGTTCAAGAACATATCTTCTATCCCCATTTCGGAAAAAAGAACCATTTCATGCCATCTATTTCTCAAAACTTGGTAAACAACGATCCCCACAATGGAGACTTTCAGAATCGCTTTCAAAAGTTCGACCAAAGATTTGAGAGAGAACAATCTTTTGAAACCTTCAACCGGATTTATTCTGTTAAGATCTGGTTTTAAAGCTTTAGGCGCAAACAAAAACCTTGTCTGTAAAGCTCCAACCAAAACTCCCGAAGCCATTATGAACAGGATGAGGCCACCCATCATCATGAATATCTTTTTGAATTGTTCCAAAGCTACCATGAGAATATCGTTTGTCCTC from Thermotoga sp. KOL6 encodes the following:
- the flhB gene encoding flagellar biosynthesis protein FlhB, with product MGRNGSKSFKSYLECYSRTSWEIIPLLFAEAERTERATPRKRRKVREEGRVPTSRELNMAITFLAFAVVLKVFGFRATNEIAQDIQVFFAFERTNDILMVALEQFKKIFMMMGGLILFIMASGVLVGALQTRFLFAPKALKPDLNRINPVEGFKRLFSLKSLVELLKAILKVSIVGIVVYQVLRNRWHEMVLFSEMGIEDMFLNFWDIASEIALKSGMALLILAIFDYLYQRWEYEKSIRMTKQELKDELKEVEGNPEVKRRQRQIMYDILRKRMMEEVPKADVVITNPTHFAVALKYDPDTMNAPTVVAKGVDHLALRIIEIAKENGVAIVRNPPLARDLYYKVEVGEEISSEFYKIVAEILVYVYTKRGVRI